GGTCACCGTGCGCCTGCTCGCCGACTACGTCGCCTCCCGCCGCACCGCACGGTGGAAGCAGACCTTCGCGGAGCTCGACCGCATCGAGGTGACATGGCAGTGGATGCTGCCGGTGCAGCCGTTCCAGGGGAAGTTCCAGCGCCCCGATCTGCGCAACCACCGCAAGCTGGTCGTGGTCGACGGCCGTGTCGCGTTCGTCGGGTCGCAGAACCTCATCGATCGCAGCTACAACGCCCCGAAGAACATCAAACGGGGGCTGCAGTGGCAGGAGCTCATGACCTCGCTCGAGGGCCCCGCCGTCGCCGAGGTCAACGCCGTGTTCCTCTCGGACTGGCTCATCGAAACCGGAGAGCTGCTCCGGAGCGAACAGCTCGCGGTCGCCGACATCGAACCATACGACGGCGACGACGCCCTCGTCTGCCAGGTCCTGCCCAGCGGCCCCGGCTACAGCACCGAGAACAACCTCCGCCTGTTCCTCTCCCTCATCCACGGCGCCACCGAGAAGGTCATCCTCACCAGCCCGTACTTCGTCCCCGACGAGGCCATGGTCTACGCCATCACCACGGCGTGCCAGCGGGGCCTGGACGTGCAGCTGTTCGTGTCCGAGATCGGCGACCAGTGGCTCGTGTACCACGCGCAGCGGTCGTACTACGAGGCACTGCTCGAAGCGGGCGTGCGCATCTTCCTCTACCCGGCGCCGTACATCCTCCACGCCAAGCACTTCTCGATCGACGACGACATCGCCGTCATCGGCTCGAGCAACATGGACATCCGCTCCTTCAGCCTGAACATGGAGGTGTCGATGCTCGTGCGCGGCGAGTCCTTCGTCGCGCAGATGCGCGAGGTCGAGCAGGGCTACCGCGACGCGGGCCGCGAACTCACGCTCGAGCAGTGGCGGAGCGAACCCGGCAGCGCGACCTTCATGGACGGCGTCGCCCGATTGATGTCCGCGCTGACCTGATCCGCCGCGGGCGATCACACCTGCTTCGCGACGTCCGCGATGAGGTCGACCACGCGCGCAGGCTCCGTGATGCCCGCCGAGAAGACGTAGGTCGTCGTGAACCCCAGTCCGGCGAGCTCCCGCACCTGCTCGGTGACGGTGTCGACGGTGGATGCCGGCGAGACGCCGATCATCGCCGTCTTCTCGATGTCGTCGTAGTCGCGGCCGACGTCGTCGCAGTGCGCCTTGAGCACGTCCAGCTTGTGCGCCGGCATACCGCCGAGGGCACTCAGATTGCACGCGTCGGCGTACTGCGCGACGAGCTTCAGGGTCTTCTTCTCGCCCCCGCCGCCGATCATGAGCATCGGCTTGGTGAGGTTCTGGGGCGAGTTGAGCGTGCGCTCCAGCTGCCAGAACGCGCCCTCGTACGGCTCCTCGGAGTCCGACCACATCTGCAGGCAGATCTGGATGGTCTCCTCGAGCTCGCGGAACCGCTGCGCGACCGGCGCGAACGGGAACCCGAGCCCGCGGCACTCCTGCTCGTTCCACCCGGCGCCGATGCCGAGGCCGAAGCGACCGCCCGACAGCACGTTGAGGGTGCTCACCTGCTTGGCCAGCAGCGCCGGATGCCGGTACAGCACGCCCGTGACGAGCACGTGCAGCATCGACTTCCGGGTGTGCGCGGCGAGGAACCCCATCGTCGCGTAGGCCTCGAGCATCTCGTGCTCGACCGGCCCGAGACCCGGCAGCTGCCAGAAGTGGTCCATGACGGTGATGCGCTGGATGCCCGCGTCCTCGGCATGCCTGACATGTCGCGCGAGTGCGGGGCCGAGCTCGGCCGGTCCGCTGTCGAAGGTGAAGTCCGCGATGTGGAGCCCGAATTCCATGACCTCTCCGTCCTGGGTCGGATGCCGCATCCGGCCGCCCGCCCAGGGTACGGCCCGCGCGATGCCCCGTGGGCCGGATCCGGTGGGGTCGGTCCGGTCGGGCAGGCGTCACACCACCGTGAGCAGCATTCGCTGCCGGCCGGTGGACCCGTCGGGGGCGATGGGCGAGCGACGCTCGGTCTGCACCTCGCCGTCGCGGCTCACCGCCCGCACCGACACATAGTGGGCTCCCGGTTCGGCGTCCCACGGGATCGTCCATTGCACCCACGTGTCGGCGTTGACCGGCGTGGACAGCCGTGCCGCCGTCCACGGGCCGTCGTCGATGCTGACCTCCACCCGTTCGATCCCCACCGTCTGCGCCCAGGCGACGCCCGCGATCGCGACCCGGCCCGCCTCGACCCGGGTTCCGGGGCGGGGGGTGTCGATCCGCGAGGAGAACTTGATCGGAGCTCGGGCCGCGTAGCCCCGTGGGGTCCAGTACGCCTCGTCCTCAGCGAAGGTGGTGACGGTGAGCCGCGTGAGCCACTTCGTCGCCGATACGTAGCCGTACAGTCCGGGCACGATCATCCGCACGGGGAAGCCGTGCTCGAGGGGCAGCGGCTCGCCGTTCATGGCGACAGCGAGGATCGCGTCGATCCCCTCGTCGGTGAGCGCGTCGAGCGGGGTGCTCGCCGTGAAGCCGTCGACGCTTCGTGACAGCACCATGTCGGCCCCGTCCTGCGGACGCGCGATGCGAAGGATGTCGCGGACCGGCACGCCCCACCATGTGGCCGTGCCGACGAGCTCGCCGCCGACCTCGTTCGAGACGCACGTGAGGGTGATCGAGTACTCCTGGAGTCCCCGACCGATCAGATCGTCGAAGCCCAGATCGACCGGCTGATCGACGAGTCCGTCCACGACGAGGCGCCACC
This region of Microbacterium thalassium genomic DNA includes:
- a CDS encoding LLM class F420-dependent oxidoreductase, with product MEFGLHIADFTFDSGPAELGPALARHVRHAEDAGIQRITVMDHFWQLPGLGPVEHEMLEAYATMGFLAAHTRKSMLHVLVTGVLYRHPALLAKQVSTLNVLSGGRFGLGIGAGWNEQECRGLGFPFAPVAQRFRELEETIQICLQMWSDSEEPYEGAFWQLERTLNSPQNLTKPMLMIGGGGEKKTLKLVAQYADACNLSALGGMPAHKLDVLKAHCDDVGRDYDDIEKTAMIGVSPASTVDTVTEQVRELAGLGFTTTYVFSAGITEPARVVDLIADVAKQV
- a CDS encoding molybdopterin-dependent oxidoreductase → MSTRRSRGMLWAAVTGVVSAGVYLAVTEAVAMLVAPGANPILDVGGFVIDVVPRPLKEFAISAFGTADKPILVGSVGIAALLGATLAGVLQLRRPPWGVVMLGLGMTAGLAAVVTRPGAAALAVLPPAAGALAGCIVMAVLVARLRSWLGRSGRDETRFPAGSGGPGDAEVDRRAFFILTAVSAVSAAAIGLGARLADGARTSVEAIRRAVRLPMPSASVDVPAGAELGIPGLSPLYTPNDEFYRVDTALEVPAVDPARWRLVVDGLVDQPVDLGFDDLIGRGLQEYSITLTCVSNEVGGELVGTATWWGVPVRDILRIARPQDGADMVLSRSVDGFTASTPLDALTDEGIDAILAVAMNGEPLPLEHGFPVRMIVPGLYGYVSATKWLTRLTVTTFAEDEAYWTPRGYAARAPIKFSSRIDTPRPGTRVEAGRVAIAGVAWAQTVGIERVEVSIDDGPWTAARLSTPVNADTWVQWTIPWDAEPGAHYVSVRAVSRDGEVQTERRSPIAPDGSTGRQRMLLTVV
- the cls gene encoding cardiolipin synthase, with the translated sequence MTTGFSGFDLASLIALVLTLAIDITALIVIPRRRKPTAAMAWLLAIFLIPIVGIVLFLLIGTYRLPKARRDEQARIDGLIASRARSAGLHTDPSEWPRWFQRVVEQNETLTSIPAVNGNRAVLEGDYTSSIDAMARAMDTAERFIHVEFYIVSWDDTTRRFFSAMEAAVARGVTVRLLADYVASRRTARWKQTFAELDRIEVTWQWMLPVQPFQGKFQRPDLRNHRKLVVVDGRVAFVGSQNLIDRSYNAPKNIKRGLQWQELMTSLEGPAVAEVNAVFLSDWLIETGELLRSEQLAVADIEPYDGDDALVCQVLPSGPGYSTENNLRLFLSLIHGATEKVILTSPYFVPDEAMVYAITTACQRGLDVQLFVSEIGDQWLVYHAQRSYYEALLEAGVRIFLYPAPYILHAKHFSIDDDIAVIGSSNMDIRSFSLNMEVSMLVRGESFVAQMREVEQGYRDAGRELTLEQWRSEPGSATFMDGVARLMSALT